TGTCATTTTCAagtttaaattttcattttagtaGACTCCCATGATCGCTTCCAGACATATCTGTGCTTGAAACTCTTAAGTCTCTGGCTGTCCGCCTTCAATACATGTTAATTATTTTGTGTTCTCTTTGCTCATAACAGGCACCCACCATTTCTTGGTGGCCCCAGTGGCACCAGCAGGTCCAAGTCCTACCACCACGTGGCGTACAATCCCCCAGGTCGCTACTCTGACAGCATCCACTCTGACCCCCTGTACAGGAAGACCATCCGGCCCATGCACGCTGCTGAGGCTGCCGGGATCATCACTGCACAGAGCTACATGGGGCGGCGCGCTCACGCCACCCGCTACGTCATCCTCAACGAGCACGACGCCAGGAAGAAGCTGCTGCGCTCGGCCACGCGCATCCCACGCCACTACTGTGTGGAGGAGCCCGGAGAGATCCTGGAGCTGTACCCGCGCAACATCAAGCGCTATGCACCTcgcaccccccaccctcaccgCGCCCACCCATCACAGCCACATCTGAgcgaagaggaagaggaggaggaagaggggaaggggaagggaaaggggaaggggaagggaaaGGGTATGAGGAGGGGGTCATTCGGGCAGGCTCAtcggcctcgctctctctctgacctccaccagccggcacgCTTTTACATTGGTGAGCGTGTAGAGAGCCAGCTGTCCATGGCAAAAGACGCTCCCTCTGCTCGGGGAAGGTATGGCGCccaagaggaggatgaagaggaggatgctGAAGGAGAAATGGACTGGGAAGATTTAGAAGCCCACTCACAGACCAATGCAAGAGGAGCAGAGCCTCTCCTGGTCCAAACCAGACGTCACACACATTCCCCAGGACGGCACAGTCAGTCCCCGGCCAGGACCAGGAACATGGAGCCACAGGTGAAGCCCAAGACCAGGCGGAAGCAGCTGGAGCCCTCTCTGACCGAGTCGGACTCGGCCTCGCTGGCCTCCAGCAGTGACCAGCAGAACAGCAGCACCGACCAGTACATTCAGGTCATCCACAACAAGGAGCGTTACCTTAAGTCTGACACCAGGCAAGGAAAGCTGACCAAGAAGAAGTCCAAAGCCAGCTTTGATCTCAATGTCTCAGGGTCAAATGACCTAGTTTGCTCCAACGTCTGACAGCCTTGCTATAACGGTGTCTTTTGCTAATGTGTTTATCAAAGGATCATAGATATAGCCCATCTATCAGCGGCAAATAACCTGCATCAAAAGCACAGATATGTTGTTATAATATaccattgtgatttttttccctcctctgtgtAGTATTGTGTCATTTGTCAAAGACCTATGTAGAGCaattatttgttgcattttcatAACACTGTGTATCAATAAAATGAAGCATTAAGACTATTTCAGTGCACAAgtgtaataaaacaaacatataaaaacacttaaaatatcACCAACAATATCAGACTTACGATCGCTTCCCCATAAAATACCACAAAGTAGTCTACCACCTGAAAGGTAGAGTTAGATGTATTTTCAAAGGGCAGGGCACACCACTGTGTTatgatatgtttaaaaaaaatgaatgccaaTTTATTCTTGACAAATCTCATGTTTAGCACATCTCTTACGCCCTACCATAACCTAAAATATAAGGGGATTAGTCcccaattttatgtttttgtgggTCGTGATATTAAAACATTAGGTTAAAGTGGCATTTAAAAGTGTTCCATCAGTGCTATGGGTTATCAGAACCTGAGGGCTTTTATTCTTCCTAAACTCATCTGTTACATTAAACAAAGTGCCCTTGCCTTTCAAACTGCATAGTCTACCTTTAAATGAAaccatatatatacacacacatcccctcAGACTGTATGTAATAATACGACGATCACTTAGTGGACAGATAAATATACAGTAATACAATCACGTTATGTATTGTATTATAGTGAGTAGTATTTCCTGATGACAGGTCACACgtttgactttattttaaaagggGACCGGAAGTTATTTGATTCTGGCTGATTTGACACCTGTgccagcatcatcatcatcatcatccacatcATCATCCTTTTTTCAAGGGACTTCAGGTTTGGGTGACTCAGGGAGATGGATTATAAGACAGACGCCAAGGCTAAATCTGATTTGCTCAGAGTTGTGATTAATGTAAACTAGCTTGCTCGGTGAATAGTCGAGGATGCAGCGATTGCATTTCACAAGTCATTCATTTTGGCTAACGCTAGCGGTGTTAGCTAGCTAGTGGGGGGTGACCTCACCTCAGCTGGGTTTAGCTGACTTGCTAGGTACTCTAAGCTGCTACCCCTTTGCTGCTGGGCAGTTCGGCTAAATTTCAGCTGAGATTTCGCGATAAATTAATCGACAGGCACCAGCATCAGCCACTTAGGCCCTTTGGCTAGTGTGCAAAGTGAGACGGAAACAGCTGCGGCCAACAGCAGGCACACTATGGATTATGAACATAAAGCGAAGGCAGTGGCTGACTGTCTGCAGAGCTACAGGAAGGACGAGAGCGGCTGGAAAGTCTGCAAGAAATCGGTAAATGTTTCCCTTTTTAACACCTTAACAGTTTCAATATCTTAACAGTTATACATGTTAACCACTTGCCCTGATACGCGCGTGCTGTTCTCCGTAAGCAGAGACTGTGTCGCCAAACTccattgaaaaaaacattttattgtggCCTTTTCTACCTGCAGAGGTATTTACCGTGTAGAATACGATGTAAGACCCAGAATTGAAAACGTTAGGATCCTGTTTTCAATTCGGCGTCCATCAAAAGTCTCAAGCCATACATTTTTAATACGTTTTGAACTTTGAATAGGCCCTCCCACGGTCGTGTAACGTTAGAGTGGCAATGCACTGGTGGGCCGCAGTGAGCAGTGGGAAGCCCGGGCTGGAATGGAGACGTTATTGACATGATGTGCTTCTTGGTGATTTATTTATATGCCGAATTCACCAGaagattcacacatttttaacaATGTCTTTAGTCATATTCTAccagtgtgtatttttatttgtacgAGAGGCAGCATGGAATTGCAGGAGTTTTGACAATGAAGTTTGGCGTGACTGAAATAGAAAGGATGTCTATTTCTTAACCAAAAGACAAAGTTGCTCACTGTAAATCTCTGCTGGTTTCATTGACAGAACGACGTGGTTGTGTCTTGGCGTCCCTCCACTGAGTTCCCAGGGAATGTGTGAGAAGCTTaaatttctgtctcttttctcccttgttttcatttcagcagcaaGTAGGAATAGTGCAGAATGAAGGCTGGTAgttgcaaaataaaaacttcaGAATAATCTTTTGATGCCATAATGTGAGTGTAATAGGTTGGACAAAGATAACACCCGTCTGGTCTATTGATATAGATATTTTTAATCaataaattttttaaattataaatttgTAATAGATTTGCAGTGTTGCATAGTACTGTAAAATTAATATATAGCATTCGTATGCTCATATTTGTAAGGGACCCACTTTACTGATTTGGTGTAAATGGGACCTTTTaagaaaaatgttgaatattaTTTGAGGGCACGTGTTCCGTGTCATTTAACATCAAGTGCATGTTTTAGGATTTACAAGAATGTCACCTGCAACAGATGATTACCAATCTACTGTATCTTCCTGACAGTGTTATCTCTCTTGTGCAGTTACAAAGGTGAGGGGATTGTCAGTGGCAGCCCAGAGAAAGTGTGGGAGTGTCTGAAGCCAGTGCCCAGTGGGCTGAGAGTCAAATGGGACAACAACGTCAAAAAGTTTGAGCTTCTGGAACAAATCACAGAGGTTCGTTCCAGCCTTCTCTTTTCTAACGGGAAGTTGTTTCAGTTGGGTTATCATTATATGTGTTAGGTTTCACAGCAGTTGCTAGCTCAGTTTTCTTCCACATACAATAGTCATATTTCCTTTACTTTCCTTCATGTACAGTGtgtaaattatatttaaagttGGCCTAGGCAGCAGCACATACCAGTGGTGAGGTAACTATTGCAAAACTGAAATTTCTACTAAAATTCCCAGAAATCCTGTTAATTGACAAACGCAAactacacacagtacacacatatTTTCCAAATCCAGCCAATCATTGGTGTTTTATACCAAAGAATAGCAAAGGGATATAAGGctggtgagtccagctttctttGGATGGAAcctcactcactgctgtttagcTTCAGATCTTCACATCCTGTATAAAgtataataaagttaattgtGAATCTTGTATGTGGAGACAAGTTTCCTGCCAGTGGGGTCATTATGACACTCATTTCATGATTTGGGCCAAAATGAGGGGAGTGTGtttctattttaaaaaaaaaaaaaaaaaaaaaaaaaaaaaaaaagttgtctaGCACAGCTTTAAATGCCCTCAGCTTTGCAGTGCAAACACATGACACCATGTAGTGCAAAGGTGACATCTATCTTTTGTGATTTCTGTTAACTGTGACTTCAAGTGCATTGCCTTGTTTGCCCCTTTTTCACAGGACATCTCTGTCTGCCGAACAGTCACGCCTTCAGCGGCCATGGGCATCATAGCTCCACGAGACTTTGTAGATGTTATTTTAATTAAGCAATACGAAGATGGCACCATTACGTCAAATGGTGCGTAATCACTCATTCTtgtcccttcttttttttttccttttctgttttttattttccttttgtacTACTGAGGTTCTTAGAGTGTGGCCTGTGACCTCTGCCTTCACACAGCAGGGGGGCAGGGCTATTTTTTCTTGCAGGAAACTTTCAGTGCATGGTTGTTTTAGATCTCACAAGCCTGGAGACACAGTGTTGTGTCTATTCAGATTTGAGTGATTTACCAGCTCATGTCAGTGGAGGACATCAAACCATGTCCAAATTTGACTCAGAAAAATCCAAAAGGTTTTGGAAAAATTGTCATGGATGTCCAGAACCCACACAAGCAGCCAGATGATCAGTACAACTGCCACAGACTAGCATCAGTTTCCTTCCATCTTGACAATCAGCCATGATGCCAAATCATAGTTGTAATCAGCCAGTACACTACATATGTATGTAGCGTGTTTTCAGTCCAGGTTGAAGAGCTGGTTGTCCTCCTCCTGGTTTGGGTTATCAAGGTTGACGTGGCAGCTGGAAAtctctgcttttgtttgctGAGTGAAAAGTAGCCTCTGGTGCTTCTCTCTTGCTTGCCTTTTCCCAGCTTCACTGAATCTGATTTCACTAATTAGCATACCTTTagtcagagaggagaaaagaatcAGTGGATTCAGTGTTGCAGTTTATAGAATAAAGGCATAGCCCTTCACAAGTACAAAGAACGTGTGTTGTGTTCCACAGCCACCCATGTGGGTCACCCTGGCTGTCCTCCCCAGTCAGGCTACGTCAGGGGATTCAACCATCCATGTGGCTGCATCTGTGTCCCCATCTCAGGGTGAGTACAGTGGAAATGTACTGGCTGTtctgagaaagtgtgtgtttgtatgataCAGTCTGGCCAGAGTTCAAGCCGTGATGTGGAGTAGGAACATGTAAGGTTTTGCAACGGGGATGTATGTTGGGATGTGTAGAGGCAGCGTTCAGTCACAGCGGGGCAGCATTGAGTTAAGCATGACCGCAGCAGCTCTGATGTGTGGCTTCTCTCtctacccccacccccctttctTCCCTCCCACTTTCAGAGAGCCCAACAAAACGCAGGTTTTCAGTTTCTTCCAGACAGACTTGGGTGGTTTCCTCCCTCGCTCTGTGGTCGACTCCTTCTTCCCCTCCAGCATGGCCGAGTTCTACAGCAACCTGGCCAAAGCTGTCAAGTCCCTCAAGGACCATTGATGCCATGAGTGTCGGAGCTGCATGGTGAGACCTAACGTCTAGTCATCGGCTCATCTCATTTTGATCAATCTGAACTGCACACAAATCAGCAGAGATTTTGGGAAAGTAGAGGGTTAAAATTATAATCAAAATGGAAGAGCCCTACGATTGATGTCATAGGTGCATTCTGTAAGTTTTTAAGTTTAA
This DNA window, taken from Myripristis murdjan chromosome 3, fMyrMur1.1, whole genome shotgun sequence, encodes the following:
- the stard5 gene encoding stAR-related lipid transfer protein 5, with the protein product MDYEHKAKAVADCLQSYRKDESGWKVCKKSNDVVVSWRPSTEFPGNVYKGEGIVSGSPEKVWECLKPVPSGLRVKWDNNVKKFELLEQITEDISVCRTVTPSAAMGIIAPRDFVDVILIKQYEDGTITSNATHVGHPGCPPQSGYVRGFNHPCGCICVPISGEPNKTQVFSFFQTDLGGFLPRSVVDSFFPSSMAEFYSNLAKAVKSLKDH